The Etheostoma cragini isolate CJK2018 unplaced genomic scaffold, CSU_Ecrag_1.0 ScbMSFa_565, whole genome shotgun sequence nucleotide sequence tgtgtgtgtgtgtgtgtgtgtgtgtgtgtgtgtgtgtgtgtcctaccaCAGCGGGTTGAGCACGGCGCGGCAGGTGGCCCGGCTGCAGAGGACCGGTTCGTACTGGATGGGGGGCAGGTCGGGCCGCTCCCTCAGCGGCGTGAACAGCGCCGCCACCGGCACCACCATGCGGGTGGCCTCCAGCCGGCTGGACGGCCACACGTTCCAGCTGAACCGCACGCCGTCGCGCTCCTCGTTCTGGGCGATGTACTCCGGGAAGGTCGCCATGGCAACGCAGGGAGAAATGGGACGGGTCAGATGCAATGTCTGGTCAAATCTGTTGGAGGGGAGAAAGGATGCGATATCAGAATACTGTAGTACCACtaacacaccagactccatgtaaataatcactacttttagtgtgtatagagcagcatatctccaccagactccatgtaaataatcactacttttagtgtgtatagagcagcatatctccaccagactccatgtaaataatcactacttttagtgtgtaaagagcagcatatctccaccagactccatgtaaataaccaCATCATACCACTATGAACTACTCAGGTAATCAGTGAGAGATTAAGTTAATATCTAAATTAGATATTAAAGTCCAGTCTTCATTCAATCTCTCCCCCATACCtccctaaccccccccccccctccccgaaactattatactatactatatactactcAGGTAATATAAAAGTTAATATCTAACTTTGAAATTAAAGTCCAGTCTTTAATCAAGATCTCCCCCAAACACCTCCCCCTCACCCCCCAAACCTCCCTAAAACATTCCCGAGACACTTACATCATACTCGTATTATACTACTCAggtaatgtaataataaataataataatacattttatttaacagcgcctttctaacactcaaggacgctttacagacaataaaagacagggaacagaaaaatgtaagtagtaaaacaaaacaacaaacaaatgtatAAGTTAATATCTAACTTTAATATTAGTCCAGTCTTTAATCAAGATCTTCCCAAAATAACTCCCCAAGCTCTCAAACCCCCCAAACTCTCCCCCAATCTCTCCCCTTTAATACCTAAAGTCCAGTCTTTAATCAAGATCACAAACATGCTGCGACACTACCCGTGATGACGTCAGCGTGTCCGCGTGTCACttgtaaaatatacaaaataaagtgttttaccTGCAGAGTTGTTTATCCTCGGAGCTAAAGCTAACAGCGGCTAACAGCAGCTAACAGCAGCTAACAGGTTCAGGTGAACGCACAGGTGAGCTAACAGAGTCCGGCGGAGTGTGGAGCTCTGTCAGCCGCACGTCGCGCTCTGTTTGCGGGTAAATAAGCGACTCACCGCCGCTCTGCCCCCACGGAGATGCTGCTCCTCTCTGACAACGAAGCAAAACAACATGGCGGCGCCCCGGCGCCACGTCAAGACgcagacaggagacaggaggaggtCTCACTCTGACCCACATTCAGGGACCAAGGGACCAacaagacaggaggaggaggtctCACTCTGACCCACATTCAGGGACCAacaagacaggaggaggaggtctCACTCTGAC carries:
- the LOC117941328 gene encoding protein transport protein Sec23A-like, producing MATFPEYIAQNEERDGVRFSWNVWPSSRLEATRMVVPVAALFTPLRERPDLPPIQYEPVLCSRATCRAVLNPLW